Proteins from a genomic interval of Collinsella sp. zg1085:
- a CDS encoding MGMT family protein, protein MRSGNSQESQRTGFFERVYEIVEQIPPGMVASYGQVARLIGEPRKARFVGFALHVNPRPDEIPCHRVVFADGRLADGFAFGGQEAQRQLLEDEGVPFTDDGRVDLSRGQWPAGIEQ, encoded by the coding sequence ATGAGGAGTGGTAACTCTCAAGAGTCTCAACGCACGGGCTTTTTCGAGCGTGTGTATGAGATAGTCGAGCAGATTCCGCCAGGTATGGTTGCTAGTTATGGGCAGGTTGCGCGTTTGATAGGTGAGCCACGAAAAGCGCGTTTTGTGGGCTTTGCTCTGCATGTAAATCCACGTCCGGACGAGATTCCCTGCCATCGTGTGGTTTTTGCTGATGGCCGTCTGGCTGATGGCTTTGCCTTTGGTGGACAAGAAGCTCAGCGGCAGCTGCTTGAAGACGAGGGTGTTCCGTTTACTGATGATGGTCGGGTTGATTTGAGCCGCGGACAATGGCCAGCAGGCATTGAGCAGTAA
- a CDS encoding Sapep family Mn(2+)-dependent dipeptidase yields MDTALHSDIDAYIDEVWEDVIADIARLVAHPSVANAHAAEPGAPFGAPARAALDEALGIAKRLGYTVSDDEGYVGMADIAGTSEQQIATIAHVDVVPAGPGWTGDPFCMQRRDGWLVGRGVIDDKGPAVLSLYAGAYMLSRGIRPRHSFRALLGSDEEVGMTDVHHYLERYPEPAFLFTPDAEFPVGNAEKGGYFASIISPAQTASRICSWSGAEASNAIPGRSEALLRAPLTELPQPVAYADRIELIDAGSGTTRVVAHGIGGHASLPEGTLNAIGVVLGYFEELDAHNPQFFSAGERAFMRVLHALLADAYGQEAGIASSNDAFGPLTLNAGTIEVRADGSFEQSIDIRFPDSTTEAELTKRLSVLAASEGATLQVNLVKPPFSVSAESPAVQELLATYSEVTGKPAQPFSMGGGTYARNFAQAVSFGPEENNLELPSFGGPMHGPNECASEALLRQALKIYILALLRLDALDFEDSHEEW; encoded by the coding sequence ATGGATACCGCACTGCATAGCGATATTGATGCCTATATTGATGAGGTTTGGGAAGATGTGATTGCTGACATTGCCCGGCTAGTAGCACATCCTTCTGTTGCTAACGCGCACGCAGCTGAGCCAGGAGCACCGTTTGGCGCTCCTGCCCGTGCAGCTCTTGATGAAGCCTTGGGTATTGCCAAACGCTTGGGCTATACCGTCTCTGATGATGAAGGTTATGTTGGCATGGCTGACATTGCTGGTACATCTGAGCAGCAGATTGCAACGATTGCTCATGTTGATGTTGTGCCAGCAGGTCCTGGTTGGACGGGTGATCCGTTTTGTATGCAACGCCGCGATGGCTGGCTTGTAGGTCGAGGTGTTATTGACGATAAGGGGCCGGCGGTACTTTCGCTATATGCAGGCGCATACATGCTGTCACGTGGAATTCGCCCGCGTCATAGCTTTCGAGCCTTGTTGGGTAGTGATGAAGAAGTGGGTATGACCGATGTTCATCACTATCTTGAGCGCTATCCCGAGCCAGCGTTTTTGTTTACACCTGATGCTGAGTTTCCTGTAGGCAATGCCGAAAAAGGCGGCTACTTTGCCTCGATTATATCGCCAGCTCAAACGGCTTCGCGCATCTGTTCATGGAGCGGTGCTGAGGCTTCTAATGCGATTCCGGGACGCTCAGAGGCTCTGCTTCGTGCGCCGCTCACTGAGCTGCCTCAACCGGTAGCGTATGCCGATAGAATTGAGCTGATTGATGCGGGTTCGGGCACAACACGCGTTGTTGCTCATGGTATTGGCGGTCACGCCTCGCTTCCAGAAGGAACGCTCAATGCCATCGGCGTGGTTTTGGGATATTTTGAAGAGCTAGATGCGCACAACCCTCAGTTCTTTAGTGCGGGTGAGCGTGCGTTTATGCGCGTATTACATGCGCTGTTGGCTGATGCCTATGGACAAGAGGCAGGCATTGCAAGCTCAAATGATGCCTTTGGTCCACTTACCTTAAATGCCGGCACCATTGAAGTGCGCGCCGACGGGAGCTTTGAGCAAAGTATTGATATTCGTTTCCCCGACAGTACCACTGAGGCTGAGCTGACAAAGCGCCTGAGCGTTCTAGCTGCATCAGAGGGTGCCACACTTCAAGTTAATCTGGTTAAGCCACCGTTTTCAGTTTCTGCTGAGAGTCCTGCGGTTCAGGAATTGCTCGCAACGTATAGTGAGGTAACCGGCAAGCCAGCTCAGCCCTTTAGTATGGGTGGCGGCACGTATGCGCGCAACTTTGCACAGGCAGTATCCTTTGGTCCAGAAGAAAATAACCTTGAGCTTCCCAGCTTTGGCGGTCCCATGCATGGCCCTAACGAATGTGCATCTGAGGCCTTACTTCGCCAAGCGTTAAAGATTTACATTTTGGCATTATTGCGCCTAGACGCTCTTGATTTTGAGGATTCCCATGAGGAGTGGTAA
- a CDS encoding HAD family hydrolase: MQTSDIAQRPVVLFDFDGTVVDTQPAIIHVARLVLEEHGITNMSDADFLPMIGPPLEEGFELISGLSKAEAHTLAVEYRERFERDIAPRDISLFPGMQTLLDSLRSQGRRLAIATSRYEYTALDILNAHALTQFEAVCGRVDGIRNTKPASIAAALEALHSTSDEALMIGDRYHDVVGARACNMPCIGIYSGAAAAGELEAAGAYATVQNVHELSVLLGVASA, encoded by the coding sequence ATGCAAACGAGCGATATTGCGCAACGTCCGGTTGTGCTGTTTGATTTTGACGGCACAGTGGTTGATACGCAGCCTGCGATTATTCATGTAGCACGCTTGGTGCTTGAAGAACACGGTATAACAAATATGAGCGATGCTGACTTTTTGCCAATGATTGGTCCTCCGCTTGAGGAAGGCTTTGAGTTAATATCGGGCTTGAGTAAAGCTGAGGCTCACACGTTAGCGGTTGAGTATCGCGAACGCTTTGAACGCGATATTGCCCCGCGTGATATTTCATTGTTCCCAGGTATGCAGACCTTACTTGATAGTTTGCGCTCACAAGGGCGACGTCTTGCTATAGCGACATCTCGGTATGAATATACCGCACTAGATATTTTGAATGCCCATGCCTTAACGCAGTTTGAGGCAGTGTGTGGGCGCGTAGATGGCATACGAAACACCAAGCCGGCCTCAATTGCGGCAGCGCTTGAGGCGCTTCATAGTACGTCTGATGAAGCACTGATGATTGGTGACCGTTATCATGATGTTGTGGGTGCGCGTGCGTGCAACATGCCTTGTATTGGAATCTATTCGGGTGCTGCCGCCGCAGGTGAGCTGGAAGCTGCTGGAGCTTATGCAACGGTTCAGAATGTCCATGAGTTATCGGTGCTCCTTGGGGTAGCATCTGCATAA
- the rpsA gene encoding 30S ribosomal protein S1 codes for MSEIQNSSIFSLDDVNEEEMNSLIDGTITDFDEGDLVNGTVVKIEHDEVLVDIGFKSEGVIPVRELSIRKDADPSDLVNLGDPIEALVLQKEDKDGRLVLSKKRAEYERAWNRIEDMFNAGQNVEGEVIEVVKGGLILDIGLRGFLPASLVDLRRVKDLTSYMGTSIEARVIEMDRNRNNVVLSRRVVLEESRKAERSEILSKLKGGMRLKGSVSSIVDFGAFVDLGGIDGLIHISELSWNHVNHPSEVVKVGQEVEVEVLDVDLSRERISLGLKQTTEDPWRALVKKYPVGAIVEGSVTKLVPFGAFVDLGDGIEGLVHISEMASKHVDQPGQVAHVGDKVQVKVMEIDLDRRRISLSMKSAAETLGIDIDVTPLPSDEKEPQAEVELEADVAVEEEPAAE; via the coding sequence TTGAGTGAGATTCAGAACTCGTCCATTTTCTCCCTTGATGACGTCAATGAGGAGGAAATGAACAGCCTTATCGATGGCACTATTACTGACTTCGATGAGGGCGATCTGGTCAACGGCACCGTCGTGAAGATTGAGCACGACGAGGTTCTTGTTGACATCGGCTTTAAGTCCGAAGGCGTCATTCCCGTTCGCGAGCTCTCCATCCGCAAGGATGCTGATCCTTCCGATTTGGTGAACTTGGGCGACCCCATTGAGGCGCTCGTTCTCCAGAAAGAGGACAAGGACGGCCGTCTGGTTCTTTCTAAGAAGCGTGCCGAGTACGAGCGCGCTTGGAACCGCATTGAGGACATGTTTAACGCTGGCCAAAATGTTGAGGGCGAGGTTATCGAGGTTGTTAAGGGCGGCTTGATTCTTGACATTGGTCTCCGTGGCTTCTTGCCTGCTTCCTTGGTTGACCTGCGTCGTGTGAAGGACCTCACCTCCTACATGGGCACCTCTATTGAGGCTCGTGTTATCGAGATGGATCGCAATCGCAATAACGTGGTTCTCTCCCGTCGCGTCGTGCTTGAAGAGTCCCGCAAAGCAGAGCGCTCCGAGATTCTTTCTAAGCTTAAGGGCGGCATGCGCCTTAAGGGCAGCGTTTCTTCTATCGTTGACTTTGGTGCATTTGTTGACCTTGGTGGTATCGACGGTCTCATTCATATTTCTGAGCTCTCTTGGAACCACGTCAATCATCCTTCTGAGGTTGTCAAGGTTGGGCAAGAGGTTGAGGTGGAGGTACTCGACGTTGACCTTTCCCGCGAGCGCATTTCACTTGGTCTTAAGCAAACCACCGAGGATCCTTGGCGTGCACTCGTTAAGAAGTATCCTGTTGGTGCCATTGTTGAGGGCAGCGTAACCAAGCTCGTGCCCTTTGGTGCCTTTGTTGATTTGGGCGATGGCATTGAGGGTCTTGTCCACATTTCTGAGATGGCATCTAAGCATGTTGACCAGCCTGGTCAGGTTGCTCACGTGGGCGACAAGGTACAGGTTAAGGTCATGGAGATTGACCTCGACCGTCGTCGTATCTCTTTGTCCATGAAGTCTGCTGCTGAGACTTTGGGCATCGATATTGACGTTACACCGCTTCCTTCTGATGAGAAGGAGCCACAGGCTGAGGTTGAGCTTGAGGCTGACGTCGCAGTTGAGGAGGAGCCTGCTGCTGAGTAG
- a CDS encoding DUF4038 domain-containing protein, which translates to MGLGNLTVNDAQDGFLLDGKPWFWLADTCWSAFTSISLEDWDYYLCRRAEQGINVLQVNTLPQWDRARPDLGVYPYTSHDGTSFDWTCSNPAFWERARVMATMAKEHGIRLALVLVWCNYVPGTWAANYAVGLGSALMPLDEARAHVRRVVAELGEFDPIYIVSGDTDFNSDETVAYYNQVLDELIAAAPQALRCMHVNRGNRTIPQSYLSRLHFYMYQPGHNYAAQFEAWKLPEDIRAAYPKKPLINSEPCYEQISSSRGVYRRFDAADCRASAWSGILAGACGGVTYGTHGVWNWNTSQSASSALGEGFDAAFRWQECLQFPGIWDFGLIPELLQHVSGGYTVEPAQDLLDDTREQIRVGRAGDKLIIYVPYATELRLTGVAALLGVANNGWQAKVFDLELKRLAHVGSVYDGKADTLRILQHSFTHDVLLVVEKR; encoded by the coding sequence ATGGGACTTGGAAATTTGACGGTAAACGATGCACAAGATGGGTTTTTACTTGATGGAAAACCTTGGTTTTGGCTAGCAGACACCTGTTGGAGTGCATTTACGAGTATTTCACTTGAAGACTGGGATTATTATTTGTGTCGTCGCGCTGAGCAGGGCATAAATGTGTTGCAGGTCAACACACTTCCGCAGTGGGATCGTGCTCGCCCAGATTTAGGTGTGTATCCTTATACAAGCCATGACGGTACCAGCTTTGATTGGACTTGTTCTAATCCGGCATTCTGGGAACGCGCACGGGTGATGGCAACAATGGCCAAGGAACACGGGATTCGATTGGCGCTTGTACTAGTATGGTGCAATTATGTTCCAGGTACTTGGGCGGCGAATTATGCTGTTGGTTTGGGTTCGGCGTTGATGCCCCTTGATGAGGCGCGTGCTCATGTTCGCCGTGTTGTTGCAGAGTTGGGTGAATTTGACCCCATCTATATTGTGAGTGGTGACACCGACTTTAACTCTGATGAGACTGTCGCGTATTACAACCAGGTACTGGATGAGCTTATAGCTGCAGCACCTCAGGCGCTACGTTGCATGCATGTTAACCGCGGCAATCGCACGATTCCACAATCATATTTGTCGCGCTTGCATTTCTATATGTATCAGCCTGGTCATAACTATGCTGCTCAATTTGAAGCGTGGAAGCTACCAGAGGATATACGCGCGGCATATCCTAAAAAGCCGCTGATAAACTCGGAGCCCTGCTATGAGCAGATTAGTTCAAGTCGTGGGGTATACCGCCGCTTTGACGCTGCAGATTGTCGTGCAAGCGCTTGGTCTGGCATTTTAGCAGGCGCGTGTGGTGGTGTGACCTATGGTACGCACGGTGTGTGGAATTGGAATACTTCGCAGAGCGCAAGTAGCGCATTGGGCGAAGGCTTTGATGCCGCTTTTCGTTGGCAGGAATGTTTGCAGTTTCCGGGTATTTGGGATTTCGGTCTTATTCCGGAGTTGTTGCAGCATGTGAGCGGAGGCTATACCGTTGAGCCGGCACAGGATTTGTTAGACGATACGCGTGAGCAGATTCGCGTGGGGCGAGCGGGTGATAAACTTATTATATATGTGCCCTATGCAACTGAGCTTAGGCTTACCGGTGTTGCAGCTCTGCTGGGAGTAGCAAACAATGGTTGGCAGGCGAAGGTCTTTGATTTAGAGCTTAAGCGGCTTGCACATGTTGGGTCTGTGTATGATGGAAAGGCTGATACTCTGCGCATTTTGCAGCATTCCTTTACGCATGACGTACTGCTTGTGGTTGAGAAGCGGTAG
- a CDS encoding PTS transporter subunit EIIC translates to MADNKQIAIDVLEKVGGADNVISATNCMTRLRLTLKDSAKADVEDIKTIKGVLGAQWSGSQLQVIIGQNVPKVLEEFIALSGASRGAVVEENLDAPKVKLTPAAIGNWILDYLSGSMTQLLPLVMAGGLFRTFAVVLGPQMLHVIEATDPTYTFFFTTLYEATFYFLPIYLGYAAAKKLGASPVLGMLCGGLLIAPSIVAAAAKDGSGIISVYGLSIHAANYSQSVLPIILTIPVLYVVEKFFKKHMPDVLSTVFTPFCTMIVTVPIALIVLAPVGQELGTLIANALFSLADLGGFGILIVMAILGGFWQLFVVAGMHMPVIILTQVQIVAMGYDPFVFVATNCAMTAVWGCAFGSFLRMRNKEEKSMALGYVISAIAGGVTEPALFGILLRFRKTMLGMFIGGAIGAVVSGVLGVTYYLAGGSSNFLVILNYIQGGQMNVIYAILGMAVSFVIAAIVVYFTGYSKEDLADMDRA, encoded by the coding sequence ATGGCTGATAACAAGCAAATTGCAATTGATGTCTTGGAGAAGGTAGGTGGAGCAGACAATGTTATTTCGGCAACTAACTGTATGACACGTCTGCGCCTTACGCTTAAAGACAGTGCAAAAGCAGATGTTGAGGATATTAAAACAATTAAAGGCGTATTGGGGGCTCAGTGGTCGGGCTCACAGCTGCAAGTTATTATTGGACAGAATGTGCCCAAAGTGCTCGAAGAGTTTATTGCGCTTTCAGGTGCTAGCCGCGGCGCGGTGGTTGAAGAAAACCTCGATGCACCTAAAGTAAAGCTGACACCTGCCGCAATCGGCAATTGGATTCTTGATTATCTTTCCGGTTCGATGACGCAGCTTCTCCCGCTTGTTATGGCGGGCGGTTTGTTTCGCACCTTTGCTGTCGTACTGGGTCCCCAGATGCTTCATGTCATAGAGGCAACAGACCCAACCTATACCTTCTTCTTTACAACACTGTATGAAGCAACCTTTTATTTCCTACCCATTTATTTAGGGTATGCAGCTGCTAAGAAATTGGGAGCAAGCCCAGTATTAGGCATGCTATGCGGCGGTTTGCTTATTGCGCCAAGTATTGTTGCTGCGGCTGCAAAAGATGGCAGCGGTATTATAAGTGTCTACGGTCTAAGCATTCATGCTGCAAATTATTCGCAGAGCGTGTTGCCCATCATACTGACCATTCCCGTGCTTTATGTGGTTGAAAAGTTTTTCAAAAAGCATATGCCCGACGTGTTATCAACGGTATTTACACCGTTTTGCACCATGATTGTCACCGTGCCTATTGCATTGATTGTACTTGCGCCTGTTGGACAAGAGCTGGGCACGCTGATTGCAAACGCGCTCTTTAGTCTGGCAGATTTGGGTGGTTTTGGCATTTTGATTGTTATGGCAATCCTTGGGGGCTTTTGGCAGCTTTTTGTTGTTGCTGGTATGCATATGCCCGTCATCATTCTTACGCAAGTCCAAATTGTTGCTATGGGTTATGACCCCTTTGTATTTGTTGCTACCAACTGCGCTATGACTGCCGTATGGGGATGCGCCTTTGGGTCTTTTTTGCGTATGCGCAACAAAGAGGAGAAGTCTATGGCGCTCGGTTATGTCATTTCTGCTATTGCTGGTGGTGTTACTGAGCCTGCGCTCTTTGGTATTTTGCTTCGTTTTAGAAAAACAATGCTTGGCATGTTTATTGGCGGCGCTATTGGTGCGGTGGTATCGGGAGTGCTTGGTGTTACCTATTATCTCGCAGGAGGTTCGTCCAATTTCTTGGTCATTCTGAATTATATTCAGGGCGGTCAGATGAATGTCATCTATGCCATTCTTGGCATGGCAGTGTCTTTTGTGATTGCGGCTATTGTGGTGTATTTCACGGGGTACTCAAAGGAAGACCTTGCTGACATGGACAGGGCTTAG